ACGTACGCCGTGATGTTCACAACAGGAGACCGCTTCATGCTTCGTTCGTTCAGACCACTCGCGCGTTCCGCGTGGATCGCCGCCGCGTTCGTCACACTCGTTTCGGCGCGCGGCGAGGCGCAGGGCATCGACAGGCTGCCCGCCGATCTCTCGGCCAGAGTCCGGGCCACCGTCGCCGATGTGATCGGCAGGACCCAGGTGCCGAGCGCCGAGGTGGGGATCGTGCAGAACGGGCGAATCGTGTACGTGGCCGCGTTCGGCCACGCCCGGTTGTCGCCCCCGCTGCCCGCTTCACCCGACATGCACTACGCCATCGGATCGATCAGCAAGCAGTTCACGACGGCCGCCGTGCTGCTGCTTGCCCAGGAGGGCAGGCTGACGCTGGACGATCCCGTCGCGAAGTACTTTCCGGAGCTGACCCGCGCCAGCGACGTGACCATACGCAATCTGTTATCGCATACGTCGGGTTACGAGGATTACGCCCCGCAGGACTACACCATTCCGGCGTGGACGAAGCCGACGACGGCCGAAGCCATTGTGCACGAATGGGCCACCAAGCCGCTCGACTTCGCGCCCGGCACGCAGTACCAGTACAGCAATACGAATTTCAATATCATCGGGCTGATCGTCGAGAAGGCGAGCGGCCAGCCGTTCTGGAGCTTCCTCAAGTCACGGGTGCTCGATCCGCTGGGGTTGACCCATACGATCGATCTCGATACGCAGCGCGATCAGCTCGAGCCAACCGGGTACTTCCGCCACGCGCTCGGTCCACTCCGGCCGGCCCTGATGGAAGCGCCGGGCTGGTATTTCGCCGACGGGGAGATGGCGATGCCGGTGGGCGACCTCCTGCAGTGGGACATCTCGTTGATGAACCAATCGCTGCTGGCGCCTGCCTCGTATGCTGCCATGGAGACCCGCACCAGACTGAAGAATGGTCAGGAGATCGCGTATGGGCTCGGTCTGAGCGTCGGGGTCCTCGACGGGCACCGCATGGTGACGCACGGCGGTGAGGTGGGCGGCTTCGTGGCGTCGAACACCGTGTTTCCCGACGACAAGACCGCGGTGGCCGTGCTGACCAATCAGGAGGCGAGCCCCGCCGCCGGCGCGATCGGCCGCGCGATCTCGGCGCTGCTGCTCGGCCCGGCGCCGGCGTCCGACGAGACCGCGAAGGCCGAAGCCCTGGCCCGCCAGGTGCTTGCCGGGCTGCAGAAGGGTACGATCGACCGCGCGCTGTTCACGGCCAACGCCAACTTCTATTTCGACAGCACCGCGATCGACGACTACGCCTCGAGCCTGTCGCCATTGGGCGCGATCAAGACGCTGCGGCAGACGTCGATGTCGCTCCGTGGCGGGATGACGTATCGCGCGTTCGCGGTGGAGTTCGCCGGCGGCGCCAAGGTCATGATCTCGACCTACACGACGGGCGACGGGAAGTTCGAGCAGTTCCTGGTGGAACCGGCGGGGTGAACGCGTGCTGTCGAGAGGGGGGGAACCGGGCCGCTTCCGGAAGGCAGGGGCGGGGTCTGGCGGTGGGGGGCGGCCAAGGGTACTGTAGTCGTTCCAACCTCTT
This DNA window, taken from Gemmatimonadaceae bacterium, encodes the following:
- a CDS encoding serine hydrolase domain-containing protein; protein product: MLRSFRPLARSAWIAAAFVTLVSARGEAQGIDRLPADLSARVRATVADVIGRTQVPSAEVGIVQNGRIVYVAAFGHARLSPPLPASPDMHYAIGSISKQFTTAAVLLLAQEGRLTLDDPVAKYFPELTRASDVTIRNLLSHTSGYEDYAPQDYTIPAWTKPTTAEAIVHEWATKPLDFAPGTQYQYSNTNFNIIGLIVEKASGQPFWSFLKSRVLDPLGLTHTIDLDTQRDQLEPTGYFRHALGPLRPALMEAPGWYFADGEMAMPVGDLLQWDISLMNQSLLAPASYAAMETRTRLKNGQEIAYGLGLSVGVLDGHRMVTHGGEVGGFVASNTVFPDDKTAVAVLTNQEASPAAGAIGRAISALLLGPAPASDETAKAEALARQVLAGLQKGTIDRALFTANANFYFDSTAIDDYASSLSPLGAIKTLRQTSMSLRGGMTYRAFAVEFAGGAKVMISTYTTGDGKFEQFLVEPAG